The Phyllopteryx taeniolatus isolate TA_2022b chromosome 11, UOR_Ptae_1.2, whole genome shotgun sequence genome includes the window ACACTCGCACAGCGCCGGCGCCGAAGTCCTCCGGTCCAGATCGGGCTCGGCGGTCAGCTCTCACGGGCACGTCGCTGTGGCGGACGCGCGCGCACAGATCCAGGTCACAGTACGACTCGATTTGGTTATCGCCGGGCTTGCCGCGTGTCGCCACGTCACGACGTGTCATGACATGCGATGTCATGACATCACGTGTCGTCTCATGTCGTGACATCACAAGCAATGCCGGCGTCGGGCAGGCGGAATCCTGGCGTCGCCGACGCCCGCCGTAACTTTTCACGCAAGCGAAAACAGCCTGTTTGTTGTGCGGTCAAAGAGCGCGAGGCGGTTTCAACGCTCCTGATTGGTCAGTCGGTTGTCAAAATGATCCCTCCCGCCCCCCCGTGTGGGGAATGGCCAATCATATCCATTTGTGACCAAATTAAATGGAGCGAATTTGGAAATAGGAGCTTTCTGCCCGACCGTGACGAtacgcgacactagttgtgacGTGTTGCGACGCGACGcgacgtgacgtgacgtgacaCGTccctcgtgtgtgtgcgtgtccctCAGGCGTGGAGCAACATGGTGGCGACGCTGCTGAACGGAATCCTGCTCCTTCCGGACTCGACCTTCCTGGCTCTCCAGCCGGCGCTCTACCCGAGCCTCTGCCAGCTGAGCTGCCACGTCAGCGACGCGCGCGTGCGCCAGGCCCTGCGCGATTGGCTGTGTCGCGTGGGAAGCCTCTACGACATCGTGGCTTGACGCCGTCGTGACCGCGCAAACGCCAAACGTTTGTGACGCGCGCTTTAGCTTGTGGCGGACATCCGCCGCCGTGTAACCGTAGCGACGTGAAGATGAAGACAAAGACGACGTCTGGCGTGGTGTGCTCATTGCTTATTTATCGAGATTGATTCTTATCACTTCCTGTATTTGATGTCATATTTATGGATTTGCGTCTTCTTTCCGCTATTAAACGTCTTATGATGGGCGCCTCCCTGTCTGACCTTCGCTTGTTCATTCCTTCTGTGACTTCTTCCTTCACTTGCGAATGTCACGACTCGTTATTTGCCACGcgaggaggagaggagttcggggatgacgGTGTCGAACGCAGAGCTGaatgaagtccacgaacagggtcctcgcgtaggtccccgcgccgtcgaggtgttccgGGATGAAGTgcggtcccatgttgactgtgtcatccGCAGACCCGGTCCGGCAGGGGTCCCGtaacgctcttgaggtggtcgaGGGACTCTGTGACCGCAGATGCCGTTCGGTCCTGAGATTGCAGGAGTTTCGGAGAGGCAGGATGGGATGTCACTTGGTTCCAaagatctgtgtgaaaactggagtcagctggtccacgcagactttgacgCAGGATGGGGACATCTTTTGTACAATCCCAAtgccggactgttatggacgcaaagttcataagccagcatctgtgatggtgtggggctgtgttagtgccaatggcatggggaacttacacatctgtgaaggcaccattcatgctgaagggtacatacaggttttggagaaacatatgctgccatccaagcaacgtcttttttacggacgtccctgcttatgtcagcaagacaatgccaaaccacattgtgcacgtgttacaacagcgtggcttcgtagtaaaagagtgcgggtactagaatgGCCTGCCTCCAGTCCCATTGACAATGTCTGGCGCattatattcttcttcttcttcttcttcttcttaaaatacgacaacggagaccccggactgttgaacagctgaagctgtacatcgagcgagaatgggaaagaattccacctacaaagcttcaacagttagtgtcctcagttcccaaacctttattgaatgttgttgaaagaaaaggtgatggaacacagtggtaaacatgggACCCTGTCCCAAATTTTTTGGAgcctgttgcagccatcaaattctaagttcatgattatttgctcaaaacaatcaagtttatcagtttgaacatgaaatatcttgtctttgtagtgtattcaattcaatagattgaacatgatttgcgaatcattgtagtctgtttttatttcggtttaacacaacgtccattggaattgggcttgtcgtttgaagatgcgtctcacatcctgtttgagAGCgttcaacgcagaagtcagaggtgcgatgtacaattgtcattgtatcagcattaccacgtTACTGGCAACCCTTCGCTGCTCAGTGACTCTGCGTACTGTGTTCCTATGTCCTCAAAATAGGTTTTGTCACAACGGCTGTcggttgtcgtactcgagcggagacaaattccttgtgtgtttccgACACACTTGGCagatgaagatgattctgataaagaTGCAAACAGGATATGTCGACTATTTCAAATTGAGCATTTTTGGAAGGAGGATTggtttaaaccctaatttggttTGGGTGCAAACAACACCCTCCCCAGGTGATGACGTCACTGTCACACTTACTGTCATGGCGGATGCGAGACACAGGGGGCGCCAGAGAGTAGGCGCGGAGAGTGCTGTGCGTGATGTTTTGTCTACCGGACGACGTCAAGCAGCGTCCCATATGCTCTAACCGTTAGGATTCCTGCTTTTCACCCTACCCGACATTTTCTTCTCACCTGACTGCCGCACGTGTGCGAAACGAAAGGTAATGCGTGGTCACCATGGCGACAGAAACAAACCGGAAATCATTATAATTCCGGCCAATTGTTCTCAGCAAATCAACGGAAAACGTACTAGAGTTAGGGTTTTTACGGTGACATCGTTTTTGTTATCACTTTTtagttttaaatgctttttcgaCATTTAAGTTGCCAGGTAACGTTGAATTGCTGGAATGTTGTTGAAACGTAAAGCGGAACTAAAGGTTGCGAACAACCCTTAGTTCCTTCTCTGCAGACAAGTCGGACATTAAAAGTGATCGCACCTCCGAGGCATTTCTTCTGTTTCTGCCCGTcttcagaatcacaatcagatTCTGATTTCTGCCCGTCTTTTCACCTTTAAAGACATATTATTCCACAAACAAGCAGCGCGTATGAGCTGACATGTCCGAGAAAGAAGaattagaagaagaagagacgAGCAAGCAAAAGGTTAGCCTTCCCGTAGCTCACGCGACGTTAGCTTGGCGTTGCGTGTCCTGACAAGacaaaaatgcttttgaaaCCCTCATCGCACGTCTAATGGCGCATTTACCGGCCCCGTCATGTCATATTGATTTGACTTGATGGGATGTAATCAtaagaatcatcatcatcaaatatGGAAATAAGTTTTCTATACAGAAGCATTTGTAATTCTTTAACATCTAATATTCAACTATTAATTATTCAAGATATGGCAAAAGTGTTCAGTATATTCAATATCTTGTTAGTTGATGTTACTGCACACAATTATTGGACAATCCGAAATTGCTTATTTCTCTCAAGTTTTTCAGAAAAGATTTCTGGTAGTGACGTCGCGCTTGAACAAAGACTGAAACAAACGACTCGACCTTTGTCCCTAAACGCATCATCACGACCTCCTCGATCAGATGAACTTTGAACCTCGTCGGACACGTGATCGAAGGTGTCCCTAATAAAGTGACCCGTGTGGGCGCAGGGCTACCGTCTGCTGGGCATTCTCGACGTGCAGAAGACGCCGTGCGCcagggaggcggtccttcatgGCGCCGGAGCCTCATTGGCCGCCGGGCTTCTGCACTTTTTGGCCACCAGTCAGTGGACGCAGATGGCGCACACACGATGATCTATCTATTAGTCATGTCTGGATGCTCGTCAGATCTTGatggtgtgtgcgcgcgcgtgtgtgcaggTCGTGTGAAACGGTCCTTTGATGTCGGCGCGGGGGGCTTCCTGTTGACCACGTTCGCTTCCTGGTCAGTTTTGTCTCTCGTCACTGGACGCCATGAAATGAGGTCACCCGACGTGACTGACGGgaagtgtgttgttgttgttgttgttgtggcggtgccgccgccgccgccgcaggtGCTACTGTCGCGTGAGCAACGCCAGGCAGCGAGCGCAGCAGAGGATCGTTCGCCGCGGCATCGAGAACAAGCTCATCTACCAGGGGACCGGCGCCGACCCGCGAACGTCATCGGGACCCTCGTGACCGCGATGGCGCTCAGCTCCTGGAAAGGGTgaagactttttgttttgtttgtttgtcgccATGACAACGCTTCCAATCAACATGTAAATGTGTGCGTGAACATTAAAGCGTTGGTGAGGGAGTCTCAGACAGGAAGCGGCGTTTGTGTTTCACTGCCACCATTTGTCgccgaaaaacaaacaagcattcacacctcgaggcaatttggagtcgtcaatgaacctaccatcaGTGTTGCCgcagttaccttgaaaatgtAACggagttactttactgatgacTTGAGTTCAAAAGTCACAAAATTAGATTCCACGTAACTTTTGAGTTACTTTCAATAtcccttttccatccatccctccattttctgtcacgcttctcctcacgcgggtcgcaggcatgccggaacctatcccagctatcttggggcgggaggcggcgtacaccccgaaccggtcgccagccaatcgcagggcacacgaaacaaacaaccattcgcacctacgggcaatttagagtctgcgttCAACCTGTTTGAGTTCTGCGGCGGGCCCGGGTCCATGTCGGGAAACACGCAGGACTGCTCTTAATCTTGTTTTCAGTAAAACGCTCTTCTTCTTGGTGTGGAAATGAAAACGTTCCAACGATCAAATAGACTTTCCCATTGGAAATAAGAAATCGAGCGTGGCGGCAGTGAAGCCGCACATTAGTTTGCACCTTGGTTGTAAGATAAACAACGAAACGGGGAAGCGCTCGGCCGATTGTCAAAATGCCATCGTTAGCCGCGGACGATCGCTCGCTAAGAGTCACCGTTGACGCAATCGTAACGACCGATGCTCTGACGAAGTAACTTCCAACGCCACTTCCGTACGGGCCGACGTTCTGCGTCGAACGAATTAGGTGACTTTATGGAGGCGGTGGATTGCCCTGGCAGCAACAAACGCACTTGGCGCATTTACCTTCGCgtaacatttgttttcattccgCTTCGCAATTGTTTGCTACTTTGGGTTCATCAAAACACATCCAAGTTTGTGATTGGAAGGTGACAAATGTGAAAAGGTTGCTTTTCATTTGGCTGAAGGTGATCACAGGTGCGCCGTGGGTCACGTAGTCCACGCCGGTTTGATTTAAAAGCATAAATAGTTTATTGGTCATTCACGTGTGACAGTCTTAATACGAGCGGGAAATAATAATCACATGAAAAGAAAGTCGTCGTCGAGTTGGCGTCACTCTTTGCCGGGACGAGGCGTGCCCAGGAAATCGCTGAAACACAAAAGCAAGTCCGGTCAAACGGCAAGCGAGGAACGAAGAGCGTGCCGTCGCGTCGGCGGAACTGAACATCTCATTTCTCAGAATTCCTTTTATTCATCTCCAACCGCAGTCCCAAAAAGGCTTCCTACGTGGACAATGACGCCGTGCGGCTGCCGTCAAAGGCAACTCGCAGACACTTCGAGTCAAATGTTCCGATGCCGAATACGTTCGAAAAGCCAGCTCATTTCttttggatgaaaaatggaCGGCAACCTATTTTTGCTTCCGCGCGTATACGGTTAATCGAAACAAGTCACAATAAAGGAGACGAAGATTTGTGGCCCTTTATTGCTTTTGAGCGAATGTGGCCATTTTGCCATTTGCTTTCCGGAGCCTTTCGTTTACATCCTCCGTATTTGTGCGCTAATTGAGGTTATGACGCGACGCCATTGATCTTTTGCACGTGTGAAGAAGACGACACGTTGGCGACGTTAAATGTCTTTTCGAGCCTCGGAACAATTTTGCGCCTCGATTGAACTGGGAAGGAGCAACAGACCGGAACTCCATGGTGACCTTGAGGCCTATTTCCTAGCTTGAAGCAGGGCGGGTGTCGGGAGCGCGGGTGTCGCGTCAGGAGATCAGAAAGGGGCGGCTTCTTTTCTTTTGGCAAGAAAGAGATTTAACGCACTCGGACTCTCTCGCTCTTGCAATACGGAAGACATTGGGGTGCCATCGCAGAACCGGCGACCATTGGAGAAGAAGCGAGCGGGAAGCCGTCCTCTTCCAGTTGCGCCATATTTCACGAGCGCAACCTACATTGGAATACCTCCGAGTACGAGACGGCAGAAGCCCGCGGGGCCGCGCCGGGCCCACAAAGATCCCAAGACGGAATTCTCACGGGCACGGAGCTCGGCGCAGCCGGTCGGACCGTTTCCCGTCAAAGACGGGCTCAAAATGAACTCCCGCACTTTAAAGAGGCGCAaatagattttgtttgtttcctatcTTGGCCGTTCCCAAACTTTGGACCTTGTCTGTATTTGACATCGTCTTTCCTCAGCGCAATCCCTCCAAATGATTTCCATGCAAATCTGCACtaacacattttgctttgacattGACATGACTGGAATTCTTCGCATGCCGATTTTTGTTGAAATCATCTTTTGCCACCCGCGAGCAAGCTGAAAATGTCTGGAGCCGCGCTTCTCGCCCCAAGACATTCCACGCTCTCCGAGTCCCGCCATCCAAATACAATAGCGGACGGAGTGGGCCTTAGTGTTCAGCAAAAATAAGGCAGCGGTTTTATTCCTAATTATTTGAAGTCACTTGTGCATTTAGCATTAGcgctgtgcttaaatataggaaaataagtGTACTTGAATTGACAATATGCACAAATTGGACGAGTTAAATCGGAATTGTACCTAAAACGTTCAGAGAAAAACTTCttcaaaaactctttttttttttttttttaagagatgAAAGTCATAGTTGAATTAAAAAGTCATCTCATGCATCtcatttttttgcaagaaaTCCTTCAATTGAAAGATGTCATATCTTCATTTTTAGTCTTCTATGAGAAATGTCTCTTGATGACAGAAAAGTTATGGGACAAGTGAAAACTGTATTCTTTCAAGGATTTGGAGGAGATTTTTGTCCTATTGTCAAGTTTGCACACTTTGACAGACGCTGACTGGTCTGCAGGAAGTGAGCATGCGGGCGCGGCTACCTGAGGATGGCGGGCAGCCGGGGGCTCCTGTAGATGAACTTGTGCCTGTAGGCCAGCGACGAGGGGAAGGCCACAAACTCAACTTTGTGACCGCCGAGGCTCTCGGAGCGCGCCGCCACCTCGTACAGCTGAGGGACACGCGACAGGCGGCGTGACTCGGGACTCGCGACCCCGCTCTCCTCCGACGGGCCGTCCGCCGCACCTACCTCCTTGCCCAGCTGGAACGGAACCACGTGGTCGTCCTCGGCGTGAAGAATCAACACGGGGCACGAGATGTGATTCAcgctggacaaaaaaaaacacacgcagcCCCGATGAGGAAAGAGCTGCACTTCCTCTCACGTCCACCGGATGACGCCGCTCGCGCGCTGACATGAAGCGATCGACGTGTGCGCGCGCCGTCGTGAACTTGGACTAATCGATGACGTCGTGGCTTTTTTGGCACCCGTCGACTCTTTGCCTTCTGCCTCCAAACTAAGAGCGCAACTATCGTTCGAATAATCGATTGATTCGTTTAATTTGATCGAATCCGACGTACGTGCAAGGCGAAAGCGGCAGaagcacttcctcctcgctCGGGCGAGCGGCGGAGGAAGCCGACACTTGTTTTAATCCAGAGCCACCAAAGACGACACTAGACGGTGTTTAGGCTTCGCTCCTACATATTGCTACATGTAGCATATCATATTTGGATACATAAACGATATACGTGTATTTGACTTAGGTCTgaagattgtttttgttttttttgggcttcAAACAATCTGTCATGAAACTGTAGACATGCTTGTTAGCGTAGCATAAACAGGAAACcgttttccaggtttggtcatgtgacattccGCATATAGCAGGTTCGCTTCATCTTATTCAttcgattaattgatgaatcggATAACAAATATTTGTGAATTGGAATCAAAAACCCAAGTTTTACTGTCGACGGGTTGACTTTCCGAGGATTTCggaaatttgaaatgaaacaacagCGCttaacgattaatcgattaccaAAATAGTTGGCAATTGATCAAATAATCGATGACCAGAAAACTAGCAACCCTTGATTGCTCAgtgaccgttttttttttttttttggtctcaatgtctttctgtctccaaagtcttCTCCgtccgtctgttgtcgtactcgagc containing:
- the LOC133485722 gene encoding cytochrome c oxidase assembly protein COX20, mitochondrial; translation: MSEKEELEEEETSKQKGYRLLGILDVQKTPCAREAVLHGAGASLAAGLLHFLATSRVKRSFDVGAGGFLLTTFASWCYCRVSNARQRAQQRIVRRGIENKLIYQGTGADPRTSSGPS